A region from the Beduinella massiliensis genome encodes:
- a CDS encoding AraC family transcriptional regulator, with protein MNQIYELTRDETHRASAWRAKNNSYFAHFHSTIELAYVESGVLCVIQDGVSTPVSSGHLIVNSSYVVHSYLSPESSDAIIATIPLSVVPALQAQLSSSRFQSGVLDVRNLAECPCILNMMASPENDGNERFVNCLAEALLALLIDRIGLLPNTSDASGGLIQRILLYVERHATQPLSVASTAAAFGYSEGRFSHLWGEQVGCSFSKYVSSLRCQMARRMLESGDRPLIDVANACGFSSMRTFHRVYKAYIGETPGGRRR; from the coding sequence GTGAACCAAATTTACGAGCTAACGCGCGACGAGACGCACCGTGCATCCGCTTGGCGTGCGAAAAACAACAGCTATTTCGCGCATTTTCACAGCACCATCGAGCTGGCCTACGTAGAGAGCGGCGTCCTTTGCGTAATTCAGGACGGCGTCAGCACGCCGGTTTCCAGCGGTCACCTGATTGTCAATTCTAGCTACGTCGTGCACAGCTATCTGTCCCCTGAAAGCTCCGACGCCATCATCGCGACCATTCCCCTCTCCGTCGTCCCTGCCCTGCAGGCTCAGCTCTCGTCCAGCCGGTTCCAGAGCGGCGTCTTGGACGTGCGAAATCTTGCGGAGTGCCCGTGCATCCTGAACATGATGGCGTCACCCGAAAACGACGGCAACGAGCGCTTCGTCAACTGCCTCGCTGAGGCGCTGCTCGCACTCCTGATCGACCGGATCGGCCTTCTACCCAACACCTCTGACGCAAGCGGCGGCCTCATTCAGCGCATTCTTTTGTACGTGGAGCGCCATGCAACCCAACCGCTCAGCGTCGCCTCGACCGCGGCTGCCTTTGGCTACAGCGAGGGGCGCTTTTCCCACCTATGGGGAGAACAGGTCGGCTGCTCTTTTTCGAAGTACGTGAGCAGCCTTCGCTGCCAGATGGCGCGGCGCATGCTGGAATCCGGCGACAGGCCTTTGATCGATGTCGCAAACGCCTGCGGCTTTTCCAGCATGCGCACGTTCCACCGCGTCTACAAGGCGTACATTGGGGAAACGCCCGGCGGACGTAGGCGATAA
- the nrdD gene encoding anaerobic ribonucleoside-triphosphate reductase yields the protein MPCNVQITGGQLPQEEVNAYLARAVSLYGREPDMLDLKIDGDFVDIAYHYADHPFQRIRRITGYLVGTLDRFNNAKRAEEHDRVKHSIAL from the coding sequence ATGCCCTGCAACGTACAAATCACCGGCGGCCAGCTTCCGCAGGAAGAAGTGAACGCCTATCTTGCCCGCGCGGTCAGTCTGTATGGCCGTGAGCCGGACATGCTCGACCTGAAAATCGACGGCGACTTTGTGGACATCGCCTATCACTATGCCGACCATCCCTTCCAGCGCATCCGCCGGATCACCGGATATCTGGTGGGCACACTCGACCGGTTCAACAACGCCAAGCGTGCCGAGGAGCACGACCGCGTCAAGCACTCGATTGCCCTTTAA
- a CDS encoding Gfo/Idh/MocA family oxidoreductase, which produces MSDTVLSNFTPTVHEERTYTKTLKVGIIGTGWIAESHAESYKNMPDVKVVALADLVPGKAEKFAKHYGFEDAHIYPDHKALLENEELDAVSICTYNRTHAECAIAALEAGVNVLLEKPMCVTTEEAAEIIRAEKKSGKLLSIGFQPRMDKNMQMIKKIVESGELGEIYYIQTGGGRRRGIPNSTFIEQDTAGIGALGDIGCYSLDMVLNAIGYPKPLTVTGYTSNFFGTNPLYQYADAAHTAEENAARFNVDDFAAAFVRLEGGIVLDFRISWAMHLDTPGDTVILGKKAALRIPSTECWNGTVGGPMKLYTDVAGAQVETVIPIIEDDKSSFSGLFDRKIRSFLDAILEGKAAPVPSSQILYNQAIIDGICKSAKLGREIEIEIPEI; this is translated from the coding sequence ATGAGCGATACGGTGCTTTCAAACTTTACACCGACGGTGCACGAGGAGCGCACCTATACGAAGACGCTGAAGGTCGGCATCATCGGTACCGGCTGGATCGCGGAATCGCACGCGGAGAGCTACAAAAACATGCCAGACGTGAAGGTCGTCGCCCTGGCGGACCTCGTCCCCGGCAAGGCCGAGAAGTTCGCCAAGCATTATGGCTTTGAGGACGCGCATATCTATCCGGATCACAAGGCCCTGCTCGAAAATGAGGAGCTGGACGCGGTTTCCATCTGCACCTACAACCGCACGCACGCCGAGTGCGCCATCGCCGCGCTGGAGGCGGGCGTCAATGTGCTGCTCGAAAAGCCCATGTGCGTGACCACCGAAGAGGCGGCCGAAATCATCCGCGCGGAAAAGAAGAGCGGCAAGCTGCTTTCCATCGGCTTCCAGCCGCGCATGGACAAAAACATGCAGATGATCAAGAAGATCGTCGAATCCGGCGAGCTGGGCGAAATCTACTACATCCAGACAGGCGGAGGGCGCCGCCGCGGCATCCCCAACAGCACGTTCATCGAGCAGGATACGGCGGGCATCGGCGCCTTGGGCGACATCGGCTGCTACTCGCTGGACATGGTGCTCAACGCCATCGGCTATCCGAAGCCCCTGACGGTCACGGGCTATACATCCAACTTCTTTGGAACGAATCCTCTGTATCAGTATGCCGACGCGGCGCACACCGCGGAGGAGAACGCCGCGCGCTTTAATGTCGATGACTTCGCGGCTGCATTCGTCCGTCTAGAAGGCGGCATCGTGCTTGACTTCCGCATCTCGTGGGCCATGCACCTGGATACCCCCGGCGACACGGTGATCCTCGGCAAGAAAGCCGCGCTGCGCATCCCCTCCACCGAGTGCTGGAACGGCACGGTCGGCGGCCCCATGAAGCTGTACACCGACGTGGCGGGCGCGCAGGTGGAGACGGTTATCCCGATCATCGAGGATGACAAGTCGAGTTTTTCGGGTCTGTTTGACCGCAAGATCCGTTCCTTCCTGGACGCGATTTTGGAAGGCAAGGCTGCGCCCGTGCCCAGCAGCCAGATCCTCTACAACCAGGCGATCATCGACGGCATCTGTAAATCCGCAAAACTGGGACGCGAGATCGAGATCGAAATTCCCGAAATTTAA
- a CDS encoding alpha/beta hydrolase-fold protein — protein MQATYHRMYSPSLMRDMEVNVYGTQGKPCVVFPSQNGRYFDFESFDMIEPCRPWLEAGKLRLFCVDSIDRETWSNREMPPRKRIERHELWFRYLTEEFYPWMMRTCGEGEMPFTIGCSMGATHAANLFFRRPDLFDGLISLSGTYDARLFFGDYMDELVYYNSPYQCLKNMCQEHPYIKLFNRSNIILCVGQGAWEKDMLESTRAMQRVFEEKGIHAWVDIWGSDVAHDWIWWRKQLHYFLEKILGEA, from the coding sequence ATGCAGGCAACATATCATCGGATGTACAGCCCCAGCCTGATGCGGGATATGGAAGTCAACGTCTATGGTACGCAGGGAAAGCCCTGCGTGGTATTCCCCTCGCAAAACGGCAGATACTTTGACTTTGAGAGCTTTGACATGATCGAACCCTGCCGCCCATGGCTCGAAGCGGGAAAGCTGCGCCTGTTCTGTGTGGACAGCATCGACCGTGAAACCTGGTCCAATCGGGAGATGCCGCCCCGCAAGCGGATTGAGCGCCACGAGCTTTGGTTCCGGTATCTGACGGAGGAATTTTATCCTTGGATGATGCGGACTTGCGGAGAAGGGGAGATGCCCTTTACGATCGGCTGCTCCATGGGCGCGACGCACGCGGCGAACCTGTTTTTCCGCCGCCCGGATCTCTTCGACGGACTGATCTCGCTGAGCGGTACCTACGACGCGCGCCTATTCTTCGGCGATTACATGGACGAACTGGTCTACTACAATTCTCCCTATCAGTGCCTGAAAAACATGTGCCAGGAACATCCTTACATCAAGCTGTTCAACCGGTCGAACATTATCCTGTGCGTCGGTCAGGGAGCCTGGGAAAAGGATATGCTGGAATCGACGCGCGCAATGCAGCGGGTCTTCGAGGAAAAGGGCATCCATGCGTGGGTCGATATTTGGGGAAGCGACGTCGCCCACGATTGGATCTGGTGGCGCAAGCAGCTTCATTATTTCCTTGAAAAAATACTGGGTGAGGCATAA
- a CDS encoding ribonuclease H-like domain-containing protein, translating into MRGLRDRLNAISGKPARSAAPVSTDCFVRDTRVPLAKLGGVERTTIAQVRRVDPTFSGYGWDIRRLLFLDTETTGLSGGAGTLAFLVGVGFIEGEELVIRQLLMRDYPEEPVLLSHLAGLMPRFDAYVTFNGKSFDLPLIQSRMTMHRMRDEYRDLPHLDLLHPARRIWKLRLGRCSLAALEEAVLGAGRADDLPGAQVPERYFSYLKTRDFALLEDVLHHNMLDIRSLAVLLARLCQAMDAPEQQAFCQDVFSAGRALERFGYVEEARRCYRVASTSELSERARVSLARSYRRERDYTQVQRECQEMIARREGGAFPYVELAKICEHHTHELERALRYTLCAQEYLASLPPWKQVDPLETEALEKRRRRLHIKLQIKRDKQEV; encoded by the coding sequence ATGAGAGGGCTGCGGGACAGGCTGAACGCCATTTCCGGAAAGCCTGCAAGGTCTGCCGCGCCGGTTTCGACGGACTGCTTCGTGCGCGACACACGCGTGCCGCTCGCGAAGCTAGGCGGCGTCGAACGCACGACGATCGCGCAGGTGCGAAGGGTAGACCCCACATTTTCGGGCTACGGGTGGGACATCCGGCGGCTGCTCTTTCTGGATACGGAGACGACCGGCCTTTCGGGCGGTGCGGGAACGCTGGCCTTTCTGGTCGGCGTCGGTTTCATCGAGGGGGAAGAGCTGGTGATCCGGCAGCTTCTCATGCGCGACTATCCGGAGGAGCCGGTGCTGCTCTCGCATTTGGCGGGGCTGATGCCGCGCTTTGATGCTTACGTGACGTTCAACGGCAAGAGCTTTGACCTGCCGCTGATCCAGTCCCGTATGACGATGCACCGCATGCGGGACGAGTACCGCGACCTGCCGCACCTGGATCTGCTGCATCCGGCGCGGCGCATCTGGAAGCTGCGGCTGGGCCGATGCTCGCTCGCGGCGCTGGAAGAGGCGGTGCTCGGCGCGGGCCGGGCGGACGACCTGCCGGGCGCGCAGGTACCGGAGCGCTACTTTTCCTACCTGAAGACGCGAGACTTCGCGCTGCTGGAGGACGTGCTGCACCACAACATGCTGGACATTCGTTCGCTGGCCGTACTGCTCGCAAGGCTTTGCCAGGCGATGGACGCGCCGGAGCAGCAGGCGTTCTGCCAGGACGTGTTCAGCGCGGGCCGCGCGCTGGAGCGCTTCGGCTACGTGGAGGAGGCGCGCAGGTGCTATCGCGTGGCCAGCACGAGCGAGCTGTCCGAAAGGGCACGGGTGAGCCTCGCACGCAGCTACCGGCGCGAGCGCGACTACACGCAGGTGCAGCGTGAATGCCAGGAGATGATCGCGCGAAGAGAAGGCGGCGCGTTTCCCTACGTGGAGCTGGCAAAGATTTGCGAGCACCACACGCACGAGCTGGAACGTGCGCTGCGCTATACGCTCTGCGCGCAGGAGTACCTTGCTTCGTTGCCACCCTGGAAACAGGTGGATCCGCTGGAAACAGAGGCGCTCGAAAAACGGAGAAGACGGCTTCATATCAAGCTGCAAATAAAAAGAGACAAACAGGAGGTCTGA
- a CDS encoding exonuclease SbcCD subunit D C-terminal domain-containing protein, with the protein MRFLHLSDLHLGKRVHGFSMIEDQAHVLHQIEEIAKSVTPDAVLIAGDLYDKGVPPTEAVGLLDGFLTRLLSLKIPVLVTSGNHDSPERLSFAGDILDASGLYIAGVLQSKVKCVRLTDAWGPVDFYLLPFVKAAKAAALHPQADIENCDDAVRAMLTDIPREAGVRRVLLAHQLVAAPGEQVERCDSETLQLGGTDAVLADAFDAFDYVALGHLHRAQRVGRDGIRYAGSPLKYSFSEARGTKSITLVEMDENCVHAKLLPLSPLREMRELRGRLDDLLKAAQGESDDYVRAVLTDQEPLYDAIGRLRRVYPNVMSLEFEREAALEGQKALHQVDVRSRTPMELFEDFYLHQAGMELDDAARAVVQEAIRRAREGLA; encoded by the coding sequence ATGCGCTTCTTGCACCTTTCAGACCTGCACCTGGGCAAGCGGGTGCACGGCTTTTCCATGATTGAAGATCAAGCACACGTGCTGCATCAAATAGAAGAAATCGCCAAAAGCGTGACGCCGGATGCCGTGCTGATCGCGGGGGACCTTTACGACAAGGGCGTGCCGCCTACCGAAGCGGTCGGTCTGCTGGATGGGTTCCTCACGCGCCTGCTGAGCCTGAAAATCCCCGTGTTGGTGACGAGCGGCAACCACGATTCGCCGGAACGGCTTTCGTTTGCGGGGGACATACTCGACGCTTCGGGGCTCTACATCGCGGGCGTGCTGCAAAGCAAAGTCAAGTGTGTGCGCCTTACGGACGCCTGGGGGCCGGTGGACTTTTATCTGCTGCCCTTTGTAAAAGCCGCGAAGGCCGCCGCACTGCATCCGCAGGCGGACATCGAAAACTGCGACGATGCCGTCCGCGCGATGCTCACGGACATTCCACGCGAGGCGGGCGTGCGTCGGGTGCTGCTGGCGCACCAGCTCGTCGCTGCGCCGGGCGAACAGGTCGAGCGCTGCGACTCGGAGACGCTGCAGCTCGGCGGCACGGACGCTGTGCTGGCCGATGCGTTCGACGCGTTTGACTACGTGGCGCTGGGGCATCTGCACCGTGCCCAGCGCGTCGGCCGCGACGGCATTCGCTACGCGGGATCGCCCTTGAAATACTCGTTTTCCGAGGCGCGGGGGACAAAGAGTATAACCCTGGTGGAGATGGACGAGAACTGCGTACACGCGAAGCTTTTGCCGCTCAGCCCGCTTCGGGAGATGCGGGAGCTGCGAGGCAGGCTGGACGATCTGCTGAAGGCCGCGCAGGGGGAATCGGACGATTACGTGCGCGCGGTGCTGACGGATCAGGAACCGCTGTACGACGCGATCGGTCGGCTGCGGCGCGTCTATCCCAACGTGATGTCGCTCGAATTTGAACGGGAAGCGGCGCTCGAGGGGCAGAAGGCGCTGCATCAGGTGGACGTGCGCAGCCGGACGCCCATGGAGCTGTTCGAGGACTTCTATTTACATCAGGCGGGAATGGAGCTAGATGACGCCGCGCGGGCAGTCGTTCAGGAGGCCATTCGCCGCGCTCGGGAGGGACTGGCATGA
- a CDS encoding HAD hydrolase family protein, with protein MPKTLFITDLDGTLLGRDDRIPPTGLKTLNALIEDGLSLTYATARSLSSASRVTSGLHLCLPVIVYNGAFIRDPVTAQNLHSVSFSPILCARIQSIAAHLALSPLVYSFVEGRERVSWLPSRENDGIRRYLSQRSGDPRLRPLEDETALYAGDVFYYTFIGEQAALLPLYEEVSQLEGCRCVFQQELYRPEYWCELMPAQATKAEAARKLKELLGFERIVAFGDAINDIPLFEAADEAYAVDNAAEPLKRIATGVIGANDADGVARFLKARHFSQR; from the coding sequence ATGCCGAAGACGCTTTTTATCACCGATCTGGACGGTACCCTGCTCGGCCGGGACGATCGCATCCCCCCTACGGGTCTAAAAACGCTGAACGCACTGATAGAGGACGGTCTGTCCCTGACCTATGCCACGGCCCGCTCGCTCTCCTCAGCCAGCCGCGTCACAAGCGGACTTCACCTGTGCCTGCCGGTTATCGTGTACAACGGCGCGTTTATCCGCGACCCCGTAACCGCGCAAAACCTGCACAGCGTGTCGTTTTCCCCCATCCTGTGCGCGCGGATTCAGTCTATCGCCGCTCATCTGGCGCTCTCTCCGCTCGTCTATTCCTTTGTGGAAGGGCGCGAACGCGTCTCCTGGCTCCCCTCGCGGGAAAACGACGGCATCCGGCGCTATCTCTCCCAGCGAAGCGGCGATCCCCGGCTGCGTCCGCTGGAAGACGAGACGGCGCTGTATGCGGGCGACGTCTTCTACTACACCTTCATCGGAGAGCAGGCGGCGCTTCTGCCGCTGTACGAGGAAGTCTCACAGCTCGAAGGCTGTCGGTGCGTCTTTCAGCAGGAGCTGTACCGTCCCGAATACTGGTGCGAGCTCATGCCCGCGCAGGCGACGAAGGCCGAAGCGGCCCGTAAGCTCAAGGAACTGCTGGGCTTTGAGCGCATTGTAGCCTTCGGCGACGCTATCAACGATATTCCGCTTTTTGAAGCAGCCGACGAGGCCTATGCCGTCGATAACGCCGCTGAACCCTTAAAGCGCATCGCCACGGGTGTTATCGGTGCGAACGACGCAGACGGCGTGGCCCGCTTTCTAAAGGCGCGTCATTTCTCCCAACGCTAA
- a CDS encoding tetratricopeptide repeat protein translates to MGFMTGMKGNKAYAAHAKGNLAEARRLYEEAYQEGINVPKILLGYSVLLLRSEEYDKALEVLRRVEKAPGLVPDQRTQMLTNYAIVCWKQGRTERAVEVMQELDRKKKNGTIYGTLGFLLIEKGDAEEALRYNQEAVEYDEEDPVFLDNMGQTYYRVLGDKEKAKPYFEKALKFKPSAIDTNYFLALYDIEAGNKPAAIEKLRTSAKGKFSPLNYARPEMIRAKLEELGAKPEEDDD, encoded by the coding sequence ATGGGCTTTATGACGGGCATGAAGGGCAACAAGGCATACGCCGCACACGCGAAGGGGAATCTCGCGGAGGCAAGGCGCTTGTATGAGGAGGCGTATCAGGAGGGCATCAACGTGCCGAAGATCCTGCTGGGCTACTCGGTGCTGCTGCTGCGATCCGAGGAATACGACAAGGCGCTGGAGGTGCTGCGCCGCGTAGAAAAAGCTCCGGGGCTCGTGCCGGATCAGAGAACGCAGATGCTGACCAATTATGCGATCGTCTGCTGGAAGCAGGGGCGCACTGAGCGCGCGGTGGAGGTCATGCAGGAGCTCGACCGCAAGAAGAAGAACGGCACGATTTACGGCACGCTAGGCTTTTTGCTGATCGAAAAGGGCGACGCGGAGGAAGCGCTTCGCTACAACCAGGAGGCCGTGGAATACGACGAGGAGGATCCGGTGTTCCTGGACAACATGGGCCAAACGTATTACCGTGTGTTGGGAGACAAGGAAAAGGCAAAGCCTTACTTTGAAAAAGCGCTCAAGTTTAAGCCTTCCGCGATCGATACGAACTACTTCCTCGCGCTGTACGACATCGAGGCGGGAAACAAGCCGGCGGCGATCGAAAAGCTGCGCACGTCTGCAAAGGGCAAGTTCTCGCCGCTCAACTATGCGCGGCCGGAGATGATCAGGGCGAAGCTGGAAGAACTGGGCGCAAAACCGGAAGAGGACGACGATTAA
- a CDS encoding MATE family efflux transporter gives MSAHVKDMTHGSPAKLILTFALPLMLGNVFQQLYTTVDTAIVGQFAGVEALAALGAADWLNWMTLGIVTGFTGGFSIPIAQRFGAGDLQGLRKAVGMSALLGAVIAVVLTLVSECIARPVLLLLNTPANVLDLALTYLRVMFAGLCVVMFYNILASLLRALGDSRTPLIAMLIASVINIALDLLFVVIFHWGVAGAAAATVIAQIFSALFCLRAVFNLPMLRLTRKDFVPDPVCIRTLVRLGTPMALQNAIIAVGGMGVQYVVNGFGFLFVAGFTATNKLYGLLEIAATSFGFSMATFTGQNLGAQQLARIQKGLRAAALMGVATALCISAAMFAWGRSILSLFVSESSGSAAEVLDIAYRYLCVMSSILFILYLLHVYRSALQGMGDTVIPMISGFVELVMRVGVAWLLPRFIGQEGIYYAEIAAWTGAAALLIAAYYVRIHGFKRALFEGRPMV, from the coding sequence ATGAGCGCACACGTTAAGGACATGACACACGGCAGCCCCGCGAAGTTGATTCTGACCTTCGCGCTGCCGCTGATGCTGGGCAACGTCTTCCAGCAGCTTTATACCACGGTGGACACGGCGATCGTCGGGCAGTTCGCGGGTGTTGAAGCGCTGGCCGCCCTCGGTGCGGCCGACTGGCTGAACTGGATGACGCTGGGCATCGTCACGGGCTTCACCGGCGGCTTTTCCATCCCCATCGCGCAGCGCTTCGGCGCTGGCGATCTCCAGGGGCTGCGCAAGGCGGTAGGCATGAGCGCCCTGCTCGGCGCCGTCATCGCCGTCGTGCTGACGCTGGTCAGCGAATGCATCGCCCGTCCCGTGCTCCTCCTGCTCAACACGCCCGCCAACGTTCTGGACCTGGCGCTGACGTATCTTCGCGTGATGTTCGCCGGGCTTTGCGTCGTGATGTTTTACAACATCCTCGCTTCTTTGCTGCGCGCGTTGGGCGACAGCCGCACCCCGCTCATCGCGATGCTGATCGCCTCGGTCATCAACATCGCGCTGGACCTCCTGTTTGTGGTCATCTTTCATTGGGGGGTTGCGGGCGCCGCGGCCGCAACGGTCATCGCGCAGATCTTCTCCGCGCTGTTTTGTCTGCGCGCGGTCTTCAACCTGCCGATGCTGCGCCTGACGCGTAAGGACTTCGTACCCGACCCTGTCTGCATCCGCACGCTGGTTCGACTCGGCACGCCGATGGCCCTGCAAAACGCCATCATCGCCGTGGGTGGCATGGGCGTACAGTACGTCGTCAACGGGTTCGGTTTCCTGTTCGTCGCCGGCTTTACCGCCACGAACAAGCTGTACGGCCTGCTGGAAATCGCCGCGACTTCCTTCGGCTTTTCGATGGCCACGTTTACCGGACAAAACCTCGGCGCTCAGCAGCTTGCGCGCATTCAAAAGGGCTTGCGTGCCGCCGCCCTCATGGGCGTCGCCACCGCGCTTTGTATCAGCGCCGCCATGTTCGCTTGGGGACGCTCCATCCTCAGCCTGTTCGTCTCGGAATCGAGCGGCAGCGCGGCAGAGGTGCTCGACATCGCCTACCGATACCTGTGCGTGATGAGCAGCATCCTCTTCATCCTCTACCTGCTGCACGTGTACCGTTCTGCGCTGCAGGGCATGGGCGATACGGTAATCCCGATGATTTCCGGCTTTGTGGAGCTCGTCATGCGCGTGGGCGTCGCCTGGCTGCTTCCCCGGTTCATCGGTCAGGAAGGAATCTACTATGCGGAAATCGCCGCCTGGACAGGCGCCGCGGCGCTGCTGATCGCCGCCTATTATGTGCGAATCCACGGGTTCAAGCGCGCGCTGTTCGAGGGACGCCCGATGGTCTGA
- a CDS encoding TIM barrel protein, translating into MEKRPVAYQIYSAREEAEKDLDAVLAALKGMGYDGVEFAGFYGHSAQEVKAMLDKHGLVAISSHVPFAQIEADMFGVIAYHQAIGCSHIAIPYLDDATRPGSTGFGRTIAVIHRFARLMKEAGLTLLYHNHDFEFVQISGQYALDFLYDAVPADLLKTELDVCWVKYAGEDPAAYIRKYAGRCPVVHLKDYVGRKGESAPYALIGIDEGEKKDTQSFEFRPVGYGCQDVESVLEAGIESGAEWFVVEQDMSVGRTPLEAAEMSIGTLKKLGLK; encoded by the coding sequence ATGGAAAAACGTCCCGTTGCGTATCAAATTTACTCCGCACGCGAGGAGGCCGAGAAGGATCTGGATGCGGTTCTGGCTGCGCTGAAGGGCATGGGGTATGACGGCGTGGAATTCGCCGGCTTTTACGGCCACAGCGCGCAGGAGGTCAAGGCGATGTTGGATAAGCACGGCCTCGTCGCGATTTCCAGCCATGTGCCGTTTGCGCAGATTGAGGCCGATATGTTCGGCGTAATCGCCTACCATCAGGCCATCGGCTGTTCGCACATCGCTATTCCGTACCTGGACGACGCGACGCGCCCCGGCTCGACGGGTTTTGGCAGAACGATCGCGGTCATCCATCGTTTTGCCCGCCTGATGAAGGAGGCGGGACTGACGCTGCTTTATCACAACCACGACTTTGAGTTCGTTCAGATCAGCGGCCAGTACGCCCTGGACTTTCTCTATGACGCGGTGCCTGCGGACCTGCTCAAGACAGAGCTGGACGTCTGCTGGGTGAAGTACGCGGGCGAAGACCCGGCGGCCTACATCCGCAAGTACGCGGGTCGCTGTCCGGTCGTCCACCTGAAGGATTACGTGGGCCGCAAGGGAGAATCGGCGCCCTACGCGCTGATCGGTATCGACGAAGGCGAAAAGAAGGATACGCAATCCTTTGAATTCCGCCCTGTAGGCTACGGCTGCCAGGACGTGGAAAGCGTGCTGGAGGCGGGCATCGAGAGCGGCGCGGAGTGGTTCGTCGTCGAGCAGGATATGTCGGTGGGACGCACGCCCCTGGAAGCGGCGGAGATGAGCATCGGTACCCTGAAAAAGCTGGGCCTCAAGTAA